The Acaryochloris thomasi RCC1774 genome has a window encoding:
- a CDS encoding helix-turn-helix domain-containing transcriptional regulator: MTLTRDVKLTVKERINRDPEFAVGLLNEAISLFINGEPDTARLMLRDLVNATVGFEELATKINKPSKSLHRMLSERGNPTMENLTAIFNALRQELSVELTVQAVACA; this comes from the coding sequence ATGACTCTAACTAGAGATGTAAAACTGACGGTCAAAGAAAGAATTAATCGAGACCCTGAATTCGCTGTGGGTTTACTCAATGAGGCCATCTCATTGTTCATCAATGGGGAGCCTGACACAGCCAGACTCATGCTCAGAGATCTTGTGAATGCGACCGTTGGATTCGAGGAGTTAGCAACCAAGATTAATAAGCCCAGCAAAAGCTTGCACCGGATGCTCTCAGAGCGAGGCAACCCGACAATGGAGAACCTAACAGCGATTTTCAATGCGCTCCGACAAGAGCTGAGTGTTGAACTCACAGTTCAAGCGGTTGCTTGTGCTTAA